One Trichoderma asperellum chromosome 5, complete sequence genomic region harbors:
- a CDS encoding uncharacterized protein (EggNog:ENOG41), whose protein sequence is MRPDFGHHQPKMVTGRVTRNVLGVFGGGGRETLEIRLKLSETARIQRSITYASPPVEQKPSRPIEPTLPPSAASEWNSLVQSNPQMAQQATQNQGPMQSPMQSHSPSIAPALPQGPPPPLVRQGSFGPSYGQNPPAQELPRLAPTPIDPQSMPSIPAPSSRPSSRASNRPSRRKPPTGRPRGRPRKKPAEGNTSGYEDGTEGEDAAPPKEDEPVKKRAKITRVDRSDTVAFGAEPESLRVAASNSSSLRNFRPLAINNDSVTGSHLQEIPRAPTPVPNGRLRAVPGREPSSLKRRESALSQPPTSGFSASDVGRFQSPGIDDDRTPESLAPTPNYPDDSPPDIGSSPPVQQATPYMRSSPPPSSPVLPPMPPMAAHEPDAPNNDAGDIFGEGEHSMLEELPPQQLTNKMPTQSVPIQVFQLQDGPSGQDLVHLRTYNTPYPASNTPATAESSLLPPLSREPNRPQFNTQPTKRKRPQSSSPPDMGPTPPPTTDAAERAMSPTLTSTPAPVHAPTPIPLPAPDYAPASISTPIYAPIPMTAPFLPPDVGAPTPPAPASESVPATAPTPELSQAPPLTDDIFNDPIVQLASTFSSREEAPPLIQPPSRSSQPPQSRPQTSKSKYPRQLSRSQSAGPLILPASDPVGPSALSQPPVVPLERPSSMGGGGADIRRPASTGPLALPMPEPLTGASKEAPVVSAPSVVPEASCPPSDFPPPSSPQRINNKNIVKKHAIKQRLEAAINNGEMPPYCSNCGAIETPTWRKIWIQQRDGIPERCEFSEKPGKITAVEITQCDDEGTPTAHRVIKKSLAITDDKSKWQEALLCNPCGIWLAKCKSHRPADRWDKDASRLGQERRKRGTGRSTSRAKKNRRKDDAPVNLTSEAYLPTDAYLPTDALEPPAPSSPKMNEALSAGPNPLPRPENAKGQGPEKSHETAELDALSQPGSTHSRGTGTAQSPIDIDVDFNQVAGSTKRLLFPSPRKDGVPKVLCDVDINIVQTAECRSAENLKGDQENATASGSNTAISKLDDLEALFNSPAKGRPSTPPPEAKSAPAEPFKTPTRPPPNHRPITRSVSRSMRSAKSILSPSQLAADRTPTKTPKSMLRIPGSSARRRSPRGHQGNFDNMFTSPIAQNIVQFLSQGNTLSFEDGEIDFGNLAGDSDELLDFGHLLSTDDIMPSSPPKNDTLGISFEYEGGSSNIADWMETVIKELK, encoded by the coding sequence ATGCGGCCTGATTTTGGGCATCATCAGCCCAAGATGGTGACGGGCAGAGTCACCAGAAACGTGCTGGGCGTTTTTGGCGGTGGGGGCAGAGAGACTCTGGAGATCAGATTGAAACTTTCTGAAACGGCTAGAATTCAGCGTTCAATCACATATGCCTCTCCTCCCGTGGAGCAGAAGCCCAGCAGGCCGATAGAACCGACCTTACCGCCCAGTGCCGCATCAGAATGGAATTCTCTAGTGCAGTCTAACCCACAAATGGCCCAACAGGCGACTCAGAATCAAGGCCCCATGCAGAGCCCTATGCAGAGCCATTCACCCAGCATAGCTCCCGCTTTGCCTCAAggaccgccgccgcccttGGTCAGACAAGGCTCTTTCGGGCCAAGTTATGGCCAGAATCCACCTGCACAGGAGCTTCCGAGGCTAGCTCCAACTCCAATTGATCCTCAGTCCATGCCCAGCATCCCGGCACCTTCGTCACGACCATCTAGTAGAGCGTCAAATAGACCATCTCGAAGGAAGCCGCCGACTGGTAGACCCCGAGGTAGGCCGCGGAAGAAACCGGCTGAGGGCAACACATCAGGCTACGAAGATGGGACTGAAGGAGAGGATGCCGCACCTCCCAAGGAAGATGAGCCCGTCAAGAAGAGGGCAAAGATTACCAGGGTGGATAGGTCAGATACAGTTGCTTTTGGTGCCGAACCTGAATCTCTCAGGGTTGCTGCGAGCAACTCCAGCTCTCTGAGGAATTTCCGGCCCCTTGCAATCAATAACGACAGTGTGACAGGTAGTCATCTGCAGGAGATCCCTCGAGCTCCCACACCTGTTCCTAACGGTCGTCTCAGGGCGGTACCAGGACGAGAGCCCAGCTCCCTCAAGCGACGTGAATCCGCACTGAGCCAGCCGCCCACATCAGGCTTTTCCGCGAGCGATGTTGGCCGCTTCCAATCCCCCGGCATAGACGACGACAGAACGCCAGAATCTTTAGCACCAACGCCAAATTACCCCGACGACAGCCCACCAGATATTGGTTCCTCGCCACCGGTCCAGCAGGCTACACCTTATATGCGGTCTAGTCCACCCCCTTCAAGTCCGGTGCTGCCTCCGATGCCGCCTATGGCTGCTCATGAACCTGATGCTCCGAATAATGACGCGGGCGACATTTTTGGAGAGGGGGAGCATTCTATGTTAGAAGAGCTGCCGCCTCAACAGCTCACAAACAAAATGCCAACCCAGAGCGTGCCAATCCAGGTTTTTCAGCTCCAGGACGGCCCTAGTGGCCAGGATCTAGTACACCTTCGCACCTATAACACCCCTTATCCCGCTTCAAATACGCCTGCCACTGCTGAGAGCTCCCTTCTCCCCCCTCTAAGCCGGGAACCGAATCGGCCACAATTCAATACCCAGCCTACTAAAAGGAAGAGACCGCAGTCGTCATCACCTCCAGACATGGGACCAACCCCGCCTCCTACGACCGACGCCGCTGAGCGGGCGATGAGCCCGACCCTAACTTCCACCCCTGCTCCAGTTCACGCTCCTACTCCCATCCCTCTTCCTGCGCCTGATTACGCTCCTGCGTCTATTTCTACGCCCATATATGCGCCTATTCCTATGACAGCGCCGTTTTTACCCCCAGATGTCGGGGCGCCGACTCCTCCCGCACCTGCTTCTGAATCAGTCCCAGCAACTGCGCCAACACCCGAACTCTCACAAGCTCCCCCCTTGACTGATGACATTTTCAATGATCCTATAGTACAACTTGCATCTACCTTTTCCTCAAGAGAAGAGGCTCCTCCTCTAATCCAACCGCCGTCACGATCTTCGCAGCCGCCTCAGTCAAGACCGCAAACATCAAAGTCCAAATATCCCCGTCAACTCAGTCGATCACAATCCGCAGGGCCGCTTATATTACCCGCCAGCGATCCTGTTGGTCCATCGGCTTTATCTCAGCCCCCCGTTGTCCCTCTGGAGCGTCCGTCTTCAATGGGAGGCGGAGGCGCTGATATTCGTCGACCAGCTTCTACTGGGCCGCTGGCTTTGCCAATGCCTGAGCCCCTTACTGGGGCCTCAAAAGAGGCTCCGGTGGTCTCTGCCCCTTCGGTCGTCCCCGAGGCGTCCTGCCCTCCCAGCGATTTTCCTCCACCATCTTCGCCGCAACGAATAAATAACAAGAACATTGTAAAAAAGCATGCCATCAAACAGCGACTAGAGGCGGCGATAAATAACGGGGAGATGCCTCCATACTGCAGCAACTGTGGTGCTATAGAAACTCCTACCTGGAGAAAAATATGGATCCAACAACGAGATGGCATTCCGGAACGATGCGAATTTTCGGAGAAGCCTGGTAAGATAACAGCGGTGGAAATAACACAGTGCGATGATGAAGGCACTCCAACAGCTCATCGTGTTATCAAAAAGAGTTTGGCTATCACCGATGATAAGTCCAAGTGGCAAGAGGCTCTACTTTGCAATCCCTGCGGCATATGGCTTGCAAAGTGTAAAAGCCATCGCCCTGCGGATAGATGGGACAAGGATGCCTCTCGGTTGGGCCAAGAACGACGTAAGAGAGGCACTGGTCGAAGCACATCCCGCGCCAAGAAAAATCGCCGGAAGGATGATGCCCCTGTCAACCTTACTTCGGAAGCATATCTGCCCACAGACGCCTATCTACCCACAGACGCGTTGGAGCCACCAGCACCCTCGTCACCAAAAATGAACGAAGCTCTCTCTGCAGGCCCGAATCCATTGCCGAGGCCAGAGAACGCTAAGGGTCAGGGGCCTGAGAAGTCTCACGAGACCGCTGAGCTTGATGCATTATCCCAACCAGGATCAACTCATTCCCGGGGTACCGGAACAGCTCAAAGTCCCATCGACATTGATGTTGACTTTAACCAAGTAGCTGGGAGCACTAAGAGGCTGCTATTCCCGTCCCCTAGGAAAGACGGAGTGCCCAAGGTGCTTTGCGATGTTGACATCAATATCGTTCAGACGGCAGAGTGTCGCTCAGCAGAGAACCTAAAAGGAGATCAAGAGAACGCCACCGCATCAGGGTCGAATACAGCTATCAGCAAATTGGATGATTTAGAAGCTCTGTTCAATAGCCCGGCCAAAGGACGACCGTCCACCCCGCCACCCGAGGCCAAATCCGCTCCTGCTGAGCCTTTCAAGACCCCTACAAGACCTCCTCCAAACCATAGGCCAATCACTAGAAGTGTCTCGCGGTCTATGCGATCTGCCAAGTCGATCTTGTCTCCTAGCCAGCTCGCAGCCGACCGAACTCCTACCAAGACGCCAAAATCCATGTTGAGAATTCCCGGAAGCAGTGCGAGAAGACGCAGTCCGCGAGGTCATCAGGGCAATTTTGACAATATGTTTACTTCGCCAATTGCTCAAAATATTGTACAGTTCCTCTCACAAGGCAACACTTTGTCGTTTGAGGATGGCGAGATAGATTTTGGCAACCTCGCCGGAGACAGTGACGAACTGCTTGACTTTGGCCACCTTCTGAGTACGGATGATATAATGCCCAGTTCTCCACCCAAAAACGACACCTTGGGGATATCTTTCGAATACGAAGGCGGTTCTAGTAACATTGCTGACTGGATGGAGACTGTTATAAAAGAGCTTAAATGA
- a CDS encoding uncharacterized protein (BUSCO:EOG092D0PTK) — MAGEEIQSRFAPNGTLEPDVVSELESMARLHDISTEDLYFKWESYCIKMDVDTQAVTLSNVRGLKQGIQDELEKSQHRVQLKSERKMAPTSRSKPGAKGGDVFGMLDGLVPSTPSTGRLNKAPGSGGGSLRWRMEMQRDIPSSPAAGLNEQLKSMNLPEKSFADRQNPGEVIEILNDELPPAEAPIAPFPEPRIKLTAASDQKKTGYKPLAMKLSEASEILDDRIDDFIDLVREHHNLEDSAFGNAATASTTEFVAVGRIASDALEGKLNAASIVLETSRRMGRGLRVPLKLDGIRGWNFFPGQIVALRGSNITGDEFIVKELLDMPLLPSAASSPSALEAHREKLRGDPDAMDSDSTPAPLSIIYAAGPYTADDNLDYEPLQALCNQAVDTYADALILTGPFLDIDHPLIATGDFDLPEEATYDPDTANMNTVFKYLVAPALNRLASANPHLTVILVPSVRDVLNKHVSWPQDTIPRRELGLPKSVRIVSNPMTLSMNEVVLGLSSQDVLYELRNEEVTKGAPAGDLMRRLCRYLVEQRHFFPVFPPTDRSRLPKTGTEDGLATGAMLDVSYLKLGEMVNVRPDVMLMPSSLPPFAKVVESVLAINPGSLSKRRGPGTYARMALYPPSLDGEVINGLITHKVFDRARVEIVRI, encoded by the exons ATGGCCGGCGAAGAAATCCAATCCCGATTCGCTCCCAATGGAACCTTGGAGCCAGACGTTGTCAGCGAGCTCGAGTCCATGGCAAGACTACACGATATCTCTACGGAAGACCTCTATTTCAAATGGGAGTCTTACTGCATCAAGATGGATGTGGATACGCAAGCTGTTACGCTGTCGAATGTGCGCGGTCTGAAGCAAGGCATCCAggacgagctggagaagTCGCAGCACCGGGTGCAGCTCAAGAGCGAGAGGAAGATGGCGCCAACTTCAAGGTCCAAGCCGGGAGCCAAAGGAGGCGATGTATTTGGCATGTTGGATGGGCTGGTACCAAGCACGCCTTCGACTGGGAGGCTGAACAAGGCCCCCGGCAGTGGTGGAGGCAGCCTAAGATGGAGGATGGAAATGCAGAGAGACATACCGAgctcgccagcagcaggaCTCAACGAGCAACTAAAATCAATGAATCTTCC AGAGAAGTCCTTTGCGGATCGACAGAACCCAGGAGAGGTAATCGAAATTTTGAACGACGAGCTTCCACCCGCCGAAGCGCCGATTGCGCCGTTCCCCGAGCCGAGAATCAAGCTCACAGCTGCTTCCGATCAGAAGAAGACGGGATATAAACCTCTTGCTATGAAGCTATCAGAGGCCAGTGAGATCTTGGACGACCGAATCGACGATTTTATTGACTTGGTTCGCGAGCATCACAATCTGGAAGATTCTGCCTTTGGCAACGCTGCAACTGCAAGCACAACTGAGTTTGTAGCCGTTGGCCGTATAGCGTCAGATGCTCTAGAGGGGAAACTCAATGCCGCATCGATAGTGTTGGAGACCTCGAGGCGGATGGGGAGAGGTCTGAGAGTACCGCTGAAGTTGGACGGCATACGAGGTTGGAACTTCTTTCCTGGTCAGATCGTTGCACTGAGAGGCAGCAACATCACGGGTGACGAATTTATTGTGAAGGAACTCCTGGACATGCCCCTTCTACCGAGTGCTGCATCTAGTCCTTCAGCCCTGGAAGCTCATCGAGAGAAGCTCAGAGGTGATCCCGATGCCATGGATTCGGACTCGACCCCAGCGCCCCTGAGCATCATATATGCGGCTGGCCCATATACAGCCGATGATAACCTCGACTACGAACCGCTGCAGGCGCTCTGTAACCAGGCAGTGGATACATATGCCGACGCCCTTATCCTCACAGGACCATTCCTTGATATCGATCATCCACTCATAGCTACGGGTGACTTTGATCTGCCCGAAGAGGCGACATACGATCCTGATACTGCCAACATGAATACTGTTTTCAAATATCTCGTCGCCCCGGCACTAAACCGCCTCGCCTCCGCAAACCCTCATCTCaccgtcatcctcgtccctTCCGTGCGCGACGTCCTCAACAAACACGTCTCCTGGCCTCAGGATACGATTCCTCGACGAGAGCTCGGTTTGCCCAAATCGGTGAGGATCGTCTCCAATCCGATGACCCTGTCCATGAACGAGGTTGTGCTCGGCCTGTCCAGTCAGGATGTGTTGTACGAACTACGTAACGAGGAGGTCACCAAGGGGGCACCCGCCGGAGATCTGATGAGACGGCTGTGTCGCTACCTCGTTGAGCAGCGGCACTTCTTCCCCGTGTTCCCGCCGACGGATCGGTCGAGACTGCCCAAGACAGGAACCGAGGACGGGCTTGCGACGGGTGCCATGTTGGATGTGAGCTATCTCAAATTGGGTGAGATGGTCAATGTTCGGCCTGACGTGATGTTGATGCCCAGTTCATTACCCCCTTTCGCGAAG GTTGTTGAAAGTGTCTTAGCTATTAATCCCGGCTCATTATCAAAGAGGCGCGGCCCGGGAACGTACGCCCGCATGGCTCTCTATCCCCCGTCTTTGGACGGAGAAGTAATAAACGGCTTGATAACTCACAAGGTATTCGACAGGGCACGAGTAGAGATTGTAAGGATTTAA
- a CDS encoding uncharacterized protein (EggNog:ENOG41), producing MAAAEDAAAGPLQAPLQAPPEQPPPKTPRNRTFRGKSVSSRFNLFRDPDPQSSDGSKSLAGARNPPASISLSQASDVPPIPNFVLSANTKNDSSPSLLERRFFGGELKPPPSPSARSFYSESGSPFGSPLSRSISRTEREIDELATQLEAEIEEAHRKKAEALQNCTEEEAARCADDVARLEAERDQVIDEQRKFDLARLQAQPTTPSSGKPKRGLEKLNLFSRSRKPSSSNFIQPPLTPLPPGTPSTVAPTVFTPGVFTPTPSCSRRSSLDDSPLLHSSQRMSFIKPHPDGDAPISAINGGERRVTVRCLSSTISLDVTAQTTPVDILIATAAQTRHDVDVETSVVVECYDTLGLERRMRRYEHVRDTLNSWDRDQDNSLLVIPSDASDGDENLELESVPQTDDPAPGFTIQLYHSSRPGKWNKRFITLLSTGQVFASKRSDTSISDKDSTSLCHLSDFDIYKPKVSEAKRHLKPPKKLCFAIKSQQKTVVFPNGENFVHFFCTDDAAVAQRFFDQVHAWRSWYIVNKITHSREVEKPAPLNLGFDTIRRPLISEKSPQVSTSGLTISTGSFIDDSDFTKAIEESTRKLALEAQLHKTMSRRRKASGASVTSSVRTAREFSPTGLLGEAYEKRKEEAAAGEHTIDGNVAKAEKVTSPFTEGPSLLNSIGLSSPKSPEQPKIAASWFPSAAEHSARNRSTSISLRRTEKAETPAQPEHRKGPAPLLNFGGNYQEPPRTRDGHRDSLREGFRQGPGPRQGHGLRPPPGSPLVKFATSGQPGQQGPPVSPGARNGPPLSGGPPPPPGARDRSRSISSANGGPPNGGSRRYAGPDNLSSTAMQHRGPGPRPGRMPPPSPREAAAHSRDHHRPGPLLQERQERPRERPRERPQERRTGPLVNHAR from the exons ATGGCTGCTGCGGaagatgcagctgcagggcCCCTCCAGGCGCCGCTACAGGCGCCTCCCGAGCAGCCCCCACCAAAGACGCCTCGCAACCGCACCTTTCGAGGGAAGAGCGTTTCGTCTCGTTTCAACCTGTTCCGCGATCCAGATCCCCAGAGCTCGGACGGCTCCAAGAGCCTCGCAGGGGCCCGCAACCCTCCTGCGTCAATTTCACTCTCACAAGCATCGGACGTGCCGCCCATCCCAAACTTCGTGCTCAGCGCGAACACCAAAAACGATTCTAGCCCGTCGCTATTAGAAAGGAGATTTTTTGGCGGCGAACTGAAGCCACCACCGTCGCCCTCGGCTAGATCTTTTTATTCAGAATCCGGATCGCCCTTTGGCTCGCCTTTGAGCAGGAGTATCAGCAGAACCGAGCGGGAGATCGACGAGCTCGCCACGCAATTGGAAGCTGAGATTGAGGAGGCGCATCGCAAGAAGGCAGAAGCCCTGCAAAACTGcaccgaagaagaggccgctCGCTGTGCAGACGACGTTGCGCGACTCGAGGCTGAGCGGGACCAGGTCATTGATGAGCAGAGGAAGTTTGACCTCGCACGCCTTCAAGCGCAACCAACCACACCGTCCTCAGGAAAGCCCAAGCGAGGATTGGAGAAGCTCAATCTGTTCTCGAGAAGCAGGAAGCCGAGCAGCTCTAATTTTATTCAGCCGCCGCTGACACCTTTGCCGCCTGGAACTCCCAGCACTGTTGCGCCGACGGTCTTTACGCCGGGTGTTTTTACACCTACACCAAGCTGCAGCCGACGGAGCAGCCTCGACGACTCGCCTCTGCTGCATTCCTCGCAAAGGATGAGCTTCATTAAACCACATCCTGATGGCGACGCGCCCATCTCTGCCATCAATGGCGGTGAACGA CGTGTTACCGTTCGATGCCTTTCGTCCACCATCAGTTTGGATGTAACAGCGCAGACGACGCCTGTTGATATTCTCATTGCAACGGCTGCGCAGACGAGGCacgatgttgatgttgaaacGAGCGTCGTCGTTGAATGCTACGACACCCTTGGATTAGAGCGACGCATGCGACGATACGAGCATGTACGGGACACGCTGAATTCTTGGGATCGGGACCAGGATAATTCACTTCTCGTGATACCATCAGATGCGTCAGATGGCGACGAGAATCTTGAACTAGAATCTGTGCCGCAGACGGATGACCCTGCGCCGGGCTTTACCATCCAGCTTTACCATTCCTCTCGCCCAGGCAAGTGGAATAAGCGCTTCATCACTTTGCTAAGTACTGGCCAAGTATTTGCTTCCAAGCGCTCCGATACATCAATATCGGATAAAGACAGTACGTCTTTGTGCCATTTATCAGATTTCGATATTTATAAGCCCAAGGTGAGCGAAGCGAAGCGGCACCTAAAGCCTCCCAAAAAGCTATGCTTCGCCATCAAGAGCCAACAGAAGACCGTGGTGTTCCCCAATGGAGAGAACTTTGTTCATTTCTTCTGCACCGATGATGCTGCAGTAGCCCAGAGATTCTTTGATCAAGTTCATGCTTGGCGGAGTTGGTACATTGTCAACAAGATCACCCACTCGCGCGAAGTTGAGAAGCCGGCGCCCCTTAATTTGGGCTTCGACACAATCAGAAGGCCACTCATCAGCGAAAAGTCCCCTCAAGTCTCTACTAGCGGCTTAACCATTTCCACTGGGTCATTCATAGATGACAGCGATTTCACCAAGGCTATTGAAGAGTCTACCAGGAAGCTGGCCCTCGAGGCTCAGCTTCACAAAACTAtgtcgagaagaagaaaagcatctGGAGCATCTGTCACCTCTAGCGTGAGAACTGCACGTGAATTCTCACCCACAGGCTTACTTGGAGAAGCGTATGAAAAGCGCAAAGAAGAGGCCGCGGCGGGTGAGCATACGATTGACGGTAATGTCGCCAAGGCCGAAAAGGTTACGAGCCCCTTCACAGAAGGCCCGTCTTTGTTGAATAGTATTGGCCTATCATCGCCCAAATCGCCTGAACAGCCCAAGATAGCAGCGTCCTGGTTCCCATCCGCCGCCGAACACAGCGCGCGCAACCGGAGTACCTCGATATCTCTACGACGAACGGAGAAGGCGGAGACTCCAGCTCAGCCTGAGCACAGGAAGGGACCAGCACCGCTATTAAACTTTGGTGGCAATTATCAAGAGCCACCACGAACTCGAGATGGCCATCGTGATAGCCTGCGAGAGGGCTTCCGGCAAGGTCCCGGGCCTAGGCAAGGACATGGCCTGCGTCCTCCGCCAGGTTCGCCTCTCGTCAAGTTTGCAACATCGGGACAGCCAGGACAACAGGGGCCTCCCGTATCACCGGGAGCAAGAAATGGACCACCTCTCTCTGGTgggccaccaccgccgccaggTGCGCGAGACCGCAGCCGTTCAATATCCAGTGCAAACGGTGGCCCCCCTAATGGCGGTTCTCGGCGTTATGCTGGCCCCGATAATCTCTCATCTACAGCTATGCAACACCGAGGACCCGGCCCACGGCCTGGTCGAATGCCTCCTCCATCCCCTCGTGAGGCTGCAGCTCACAGCCGTGACCACCATCGCCCAGGTCCTTTGCTACAAGAACGTCAAGAGCGTCCCAGAGAGCGACCTAGGGAGAGGCCCCAAGAGCGCCGGACAGGGCCATTGGTTAACCATGCTCGATAA
- a CDS encoding uncharacterized protein (BUSCO:EOG092D2OW6), giving the protein MAQKTTLKEFESVYPKLEEALLDHARSYKLPAAELAWFKKNLEVNPLGGKCNRGMSVPDSVSVILGRPLTEEEYFKAATLGWMTELLQAFFLVSDDIMDSSITRRGQPCWYRQEGVGMIAINDSFLLEASIYIILKKYFRDHPRYIELVELFHESSFQTELGQLCDLLTAPEDVVNLDNFSMEKYSFIVIYKTAYYSFYLPVALALYMLDIATPENLQTAKDILIPLGEYFQIQDDYLDNFGLPEHIGKIGTDIKDNKCSWLVNQALKLATPEQRKILEENYGQKDDAKEQVIKKLYDDMKLKERYEAFEEKRATELKELINKIDESQGLKKQVFEVFLSKIYKRSK; this is encoded by the exons ATGGCTCAAAAGACCACCCTCAAGGAGTTTGAATCCGTCTACCCCAAGCTGGAGGAAGCTCTCCTCGACCATGCCAGAAGCTACAAGCTCCCCGCCGCTGAGCTGGCCTGGTTCAAGAAG AACCTCGAGGTCAACCCCCTCGGCGGAAAATGCAACCGGGGCATGTCTGTCCCCGACTCGGTCTCAGTCATCCTGGGCCGACCTTTGACTGAGGAGGAATACTTCAAGGCCGCCACGCTGGGCTGGATGACCGAGCTCCTCCAGGCCTTCTTCCTCGTGTCCGACGACATCATggacagcagcatcacccgCCGTGGCCAGCCCTGCTGGTACCGTCAGGAGGGCGTCGGCATGATCGCCATCAACGACTCCTTCCTACTTGAGGCCAGCATCTATATCATCCTCAAGAAGTACTTCCGCGACCACCCCCGCTACATCGAGCTCGTCGAGCTCTTCCACGAGAGCTCCTTCCAGACCGAGCTCGGCCAGCTCTGCGACCTGCTCACCGCGCCCGAGGACGTGGTCAACCTCGACAACTTCTCCATGGAGAAGTAcagcttcatcgtcatctacAAGACCGCCTACTACTCCTTCTACCTCCCCGTCGCCCTGGCTCTTTACATGCTGGACATTGCCACCCCCGAGAACCTGCAGACCGCCAAGGATATCCTCATCCCCCTCGGCGAGTACTTCCAGATCCAGGACGACTACCTCGACAACTTCGGCCTGCCCGAGCACATCGGCAAGATTGGCACCGACATCAAGGACAACAAGTGCTCTTGGCTGGTTAACCAGGCTCTCAAGCTTGCTACCCCTGAGCAGCGCAAGATCCTTGAGGAGAACTACGGCCAAAAGGACGATGCCAAGGAGCAGgtcatcaagaagctctACGACGATATGAAGCTAAAGGAGAGATACGAGGCATTCGAGGAGAAGCGTGCCACCGAGCTCAAGGAGCTCATTAACAAGATTGACGAAAGCCAAGGCCTCAAGAAGCAGGTGTTTGAGGTCTTCCTGAGCAAGATCTACAAGCGAagcaaataa
- a CDS encoding uncharacterized protein (SECRETED:SignalP(1-19)): MRFIQIVASAAALATSVAAGGGEYGNKQPEGPKYPEGPKYPEGPKYPEGPKYPPKPQPSKYEPPKPQPPPYQPPQNITKYTTVITTDYTTFCPSPTVIPINSITYTVTEPTTLTITNCPCTITHPVPPPPPPPPPPPPPPPPPVTTEAPPPPPPPPVTTEVPPPPPPPPVTTEAPPPPPPETTVVPPRRPLSFPRQFLLQFLLRRPPSSPRRFLLRRPLSSPRRFLLRRPLSSPTAPSPGEL, encoded by the exons ATGCGTTTCATTCAAATCGTGGCGTCCGCTGCGGCGCTTGCTACCTCAGTTGCTGCCGGCGGTGGTGAATACGGCAACAAGCAACCTGAGGGTCCCAAGTATCCTGAGGGTCCAAAGTATCCTGAGGGTCCAAAGTATCCTGAGGGTCCAAAGTATCCTCCCAAGCCTCAGCCTTCCAAGTACGAGCCTCCTaagcctcagcctcctccgTACCAGCCTCCGCAGAATATCACCAAGTACACCACTGTCATTACTACTGACTATACGACTTTCTGTCCT TCGCCAACTGTCATCCCCATTAACAGCATCACCTACACGGTCACTGAGCCAACCACCCTGACCATTACCA ACTGTCCTTGCACTATTACTCACCCGgttcctccgcctcctcctcctcctccgccaccaccgccaccaccaccaccacctgtCACTACGGAggctcctccccctcctcctccgccacctGTTACTACCGAGgtgcctcctcctcctcctcctcctcctgttACTACGGaggctcctccaccaccacctccggAAACCACCGTGGTCCCACCCCGGAGACCTCTGTCGTTCCCCCGCCAGTTCCTCCTCCAGTTCCTCCTCCGGAGACCTCCGTCGTCCCCCCGCCGCTTCCTCCTCCGGAGACCTCTGTCGTCCCCCCGCCGCTTCCTCCTCCGGAGACCTCTGTCGTCCCCCACCGCTCCCTCCCCCGGCGAGCTCtga